The following proteins are encoded in a genomic region of Sylvia atricapilla isolate bSylAtr1 chromosome 14, bSylAtr1.pri, whole genome shotgun sequence:
- the LOC136367486 gene encoding nuclear factor 7, brain-like, translated as MAGRSQDRSLREELTCAICCELFSEPVMLDCMHHFCKGCIQQYWDSCAQVPSCPQCRRKFPSRAFRTHYLLSGLVEKVRRCGSEENQQKMQKHLEDALQARQKEMENLLQRKHVVQEDICSLMKVSEELNFKVRAEFAHLHQILEEEERAVLAELGEKEEQSLAQLHRHIGQLEEGMEVLQRDIEHVKQTLSKMEDVSLLEVESLDIRPSVRVESQPALDLQHYRDSHSGPLQYIFWRQMLRSICPAPAPLTFDPESAHPNLVLSRDLTAVTERSQAQAVPVSPRRFRQCVNVLGSQAFGSGRHYWEVWVGTKTKWDLGVAAETVDRAAKVKLCPENGYWTLRLRNRTEYWAAATPWVRLAPRRPPRKVGVFLDCQEGTVSFFDAGDMSHLFTFHQVSAERYCPFFSTCFSDGRDNVEPMRLCHLAL; from the exons ATGGCCGGCCGGAGCCAGGACCGGAGCCTGCGGGAGGAGCTGACCTGTGCCATCTGCTGCGAGCTGTTCAGCGAGCCCGTCATGCTGGACTGCATGCACCACTTCTGCAAGGGCTGCATCCAGCAGTACTGGGACAGCTGCGCCCAGGTCCCCTCCTGCCCGCAGTGCCGCCGCAAGTTCCCCAGCCGCGCTTTCCGCACGCACTACCTGCTCTCGGGGCTGGTGGAGAAGGTGCGGCGCTGCGGCTCCGAGGAGAACCAGCAGAAGATGCAG AAGCACCTGGAAGATGCTTTGCAAGCTCGTCAGAAGGAGATGGAGAACTTGCTGCAGAGAAAGCATGTGGTGCAGGAGGACATCTGCAGCCTGATG aAAGTTTCTGAGGAGCTGAACTTCAAGGTTCGGGCTGAGTTTGCTCACCTTCATCAGAtcctggaggaagaggagagagctgtgctggcagaactGGGTGAGAAGGAGGAGCAGTCACTAGCCCAGCTGCACAGGCACATTGGCCAGCTGGAAGAGGGGATGGAAGTGCTGCAGAGGGACATTGAGCACGTCAAGCAGACCCTGAGCAAGATGGAAGATGTGTCACTGCTGGAG GTGGAGAGCCTGGATATCAG GCCCTCTGTGCGTGTTGAGAGCCAGCCTGCCCTGGACCTGCAGCACTacagggacagccacagtgGTCCCTTGCAGTACATCTTCTGGAGGCAGATGCTGCGCTCCATCTGCCCTG ctcctgccccgctCACCTTTGACCCTGAGTCAGCCCACCCCAACCTGGTGCTCTCCAGGGATCTGACAGCAGTGACGGAGAGGAGTCAAGCCCAGGCTGTTCCCGTCAGCCCTCGGCGCTTCCGTCAGTGCGTCAACGTCCTGGGCTCGCAGGCCTTCGGCAGCGGCCGGCACTACTGGGAGGTCTGGGTGGGCACCAAAACCAAGTGGGACCTGGGGGTGGCTGCTGAGACTGTGGACCGGGCAGCCAAGGTCAAGCTGTGCCCAGAGAATGGCTACTGGACCCTTCGCCTGCGGAACAGGACGGAGTACTGGGCTGCTGCCACCCCCTGGGTGCGCCTGGCCCCGCGCCGGCCCCCGCGGAAAGTGGGCGTCTTCCTGGACTGCCAGGAGGGCACTGTCAGCTTCTTTGACGCTGGGGACATGTCCCACCTCTTCACCTTCCACCAGGTCTCTGCAGAGAGATACTGCCCCTTCTTCAGCACCTGCTTCAGTGACGGGAGGGACAACGTGGAGCCCATGCGCCTCTGTCACCTGGCCCTGTGA